DNA from Peromyscus leucopus breed LL Stock chromosome 3, UCI_PerLeu_2.1, whole genome shotgun sequence:
TATACTGGGATTTTATCTGGCTTGAGTTTACACAGATATTGTTCATGTTATCATGAACAACTGCTCACTGTGTCAGTAAAACAGTTGTTTTGGAGTCATTCACCACTGATAACATTGCTATTCCTATAGATCAGTGTCTCTcaactcatcagagaagcttctttgggaattcgatggcaattaacacagagacctacaactgatCAAAGTGTAAAGAACAGGAGATTGCATGATTTTCAGCCCTATTAGGATGTGTATATAATTTCACTTTCCCCATGGCTCAGAGAACTTTATTCAAGAGGGAGGTAGATAGCTcagaagagccagaggtggtggctgtTTCAGATTTACATGTTCTTAAAATAGATAGATATTATATAGTCAGAGAAGCAAAATGTATTGGTTTGTAGgttaatttcacaaaataaaatcattgcaTAGTTATAGATCTTGTCAAACACTACAACTTTTAGATTAATGTAGTATCAATACTTCAAGCTCCATAGTCTAAAATTTTTATGTACATAGAATATTGGACTTTTTGCCATGCTCACCACTGTTGTTTTCAGTAAAgctaaaatgaaataacaaaaatatatgcaaaacTAACTCACCTTCTTACATTATCAGGATGGAAAAATGTACAAATTCCACATGACTTGTAGAAGTAAAATTAGCCATGCTGGATTTATATAAAAGTTTCAATGCAAACAGACTAGACTCTAGCATAGAAGTTTATCAGTAACTGACAATttcctgtttgttgttttgttgttattattattgtttgttttttggttagttggttggttgttgttgttgcagaaACCTCACTGACAAAAGTGagtataagaaaaacaaattgggGTGTGGCAAACATGGTGGTAgaagtttttaatcccagcacttgggaggcagggtcagctctcaGACACGAGCTCTCTGCGAGTTAatggtcagcctggtccacacagagCATtctagaacagtcagggctacatagagctacccagtctcaaaagaaagaagggaaggaaggaaggaaggagggagggagggatggagggagggagggagggaaggagaaagggaaggaaggaagggaggaaggaaggaaggaaaggaaggaagggaggaaggaaaggaaggaaggaaagaaaggaaaggaaggaaggaaaggaaggaaggaaggaaggaaggaaggaaggaaggaaggaaggaaggaaaggaaggaaggaaggaaaggaaaagaaagaaagaaagaaagaaagaaagaaagaaagaaagaaagaaagaaagaaagaaagaaagaaagagaaaagaaatatagactAGAAGGCTGAGaagactcagtaggtaaagtgcttggtATGCAAGACTGATGATCTcagctcaatccccagcactcatagaAAGATGAGAATCAACTCCAAAACGATGATCTCTGTTATCCACATTTGTGCCATTGCACACATGAACCTACCCAGGCACATCAGATGAActcaataataatagcaataaatgaaatattttaaaaagaaaatgatttaaaggCACACAAATTACCTTTTCAGTAGCTATACATAAATtgcaattttcatttaattatatttttcatattgagTATCACAGACAAATATAATTATAAAGACATCATTAATCTTCCTAGTGACATTTGGAGGGAAAAATACTTATCATTTTTAGTCAGAACGCAGAATACACTAGAAAACGCAATGTAATCTGAATAATTTGAAAGTAAAGTTATGTGTTTTCCTGTGAGCACTCTGAAGTCTCCATTTTAAAACTGGCCAGTGGCAATTCATGCATGAAAATTTTCAGTATAAATTTAGCTGTCTTTCAGGTCTTAGtgagcttgttttattttatttttcaataaaattgaaaGATAAAGAGGATGAAAAACATAATTATTAAAAAGCTAGAAAACAATTTCATAACAACAATGGAAGATCAGTTCATAAACTGGTGTCATTTAAACCAAAAGGTAAATGCTCTCAatttgaaaggttaaaaaaaatacaatgaacgGTACACATTTGCTTATAGTTTCACTCTGGATATGTTTTAATAAGCATAACAAAATCTCATTTAGAAATATGTCATGGCatagattatttaaatttttctagaaTCAGTATTGATTACTGTGTCAtcctaaaatttattaaaaacttaagtttttaagttttatttaaaattatagacAGTAATACAGAATTACAAAaggttatataaatatttatttgtcttaCTGTTCATTTTCCACTAtgtaaagataatttaaaagatGTCATTTCAGAACAAATGTCTGTTTTTCTGACTTTTAGCAGTAAAGAAGAATCATTGCTAACCTCTGAAGAAAATAAGGTTGAGAATTTGAAGTTCACaggtaatatttatttaaaattaaacaaaatccaTTTTTGTTAAAGTctgcaataaaaacaaactttgacTTAAAATCTAATCATATTAACTTTTCAGATGTCTATATCCCAGCAATCATTTGTTCTCATGAAGACAAGGATGACTTGGGAGCCAGTCATCAGAATGTAGAAGATACCAACAGGGAGCATGACGAACATAATGAAAAAGAATTGGACTTGGTGGTAAGTGTTCTGGTTGCCACGGTATTAGGGAAGATGAATCTATTTATGCTTCAAAGATGCTGCAATTCCTGCCTTCCAATGGCCTCAGTTAATATAATTTGCAAATGTGAAAGCCTATTCTGTCCCAGCATCTCTACTGAGCTAGAGCAACAAGGCACTTTGATTTCAGCGTGTTGCTTCTGCGCTTTGCAGTGGTGAATTAATGACATTCATTTCCTATCTCTTTACCACTGGCTCTGAATAATAGTTTGAGGGAATTAGAAGCAAGGGGCCCTATCCTGATGTGTACATCTAATCTTTGTAACAAGTGTACACTTAGCATAAACTCGTCTGTAAAATAAGAGGGCTGGAATAGAAAATGGTTAAGGCCCTATCCAACTGACAAGCCTATAATTCTTATGTTTTGCAGTCTTTTGCTTTGCTATTTCTGTCAGAGTAAGAATCCCAAAGTTCCTTATCACGGTAAAATAGTAAATTACTGAGTgctacataattttaaaaaaagaatcgaATTTGGTAATGTACAATTTAGTATAATATTTGTTATCACAAATTTCACAATTGGTGCACATCAAATCTGTTCCGAAATTTGGAGGAGATGGTTTAGTTCacactttgaactcacaatgagAAGTAGAAGTAAATGAGTCACATAATGCAATTTATCTCTTACTGTATTCGGTTGGAGCTCATAGCATGGGAATACATGGATTCATAATCACATTTGATTAAAATGACATTTGCCTCTTCAAGTGTCAGTGCTGAAGCCAAAAGGAACTAGAACTCTTCTCTTTGACCACATATTTCACCTCTGCGATTGCGATATGGCAACGGCACCACTAAAGTATGCAATTTACTGGGCTCCCACTTTAAGGCAGTACGAAGTTGTCACCCATTGTGAGAGTTCTTACCAGCTGAAAGTTAACATCTCCTTTTTTTCAAACCACAGAATATAATGAAAGGCCCCTGAAAAATCACATACTTCACCAATACACCTCATTACCATGAGCGGCCTCAAATATAAAAGTTTGTTTAGAAGTTACTGAGAGTATACGCCCAGTAAATGAACAGGGAGCTGTAATTTAGATGCTAATTTGCTCCATGCTGACGTGACTGCATAAAACAATGAAGCTCCATAATGGATGGAAATACAACCAAATCTGTAGAACCCACAGGCATTGGCTTATAAGACAGCTGTGCAGTTGACAAGTAACATGAGCCTTATGTGAGAAGAAGGGGAAAACGTAAGATTTGCATATAATTATTGAGATCATGCAAATGTCAGTtatgaggaggaaaaaaaaaacacaggcatCTCACTGTTAAATCCTGACAGTTGGCATCACTGAAGAGCTCAAATACATTTGAGTACCAGTTGGCAGAGGGTCATTAAAACAGAATTTGCAGAAACATTAACTCCCTCACTTTTCTTTGAGTGACGTTTTGCTATTAATAGTTTGCAGAGGCTTTGCAGAAAACATATTAATAAGAGAAACTGTAATGGGGGCACCTACAGCACATATAAACGTGGCAAGGGGCATCCAGGAAGCTGCTCTCTAATTGATTAGCATGGAGCTATCAATGTGTATATCCTAAGTGAGGAAAAAATGCACTGACAAGCAGAATGGGTGAATAATACAATGTGATATTTGGAAGCTGAGAAGGAGAGTGATTAATTTGGGCCTTTTCCCACTGATCTCATTCCCAAGTCATACCTTACAAAGATCTTGCCCCAAACATCCAACTTTCAGAGTCTGTGTTAAATCCACAAATAAATTGAGACAAGGAAATCTACCAGATAATTACTTCAGCTAATAAAATCTAATTCACTTTTCATATATTGTAAAAGATCATATTgtccttatttttgttgtttttatttcataaggTAAACCAACGGCTACTAACTTCCCGGGatgaaaagaatacattttcaaaagatgGAGTCAATTTCACAAATACAGCTGAGGGGTCAGAGAAGAAGCAAGATTATCATGAAATTCATACTGACTTGTCCAGAAGGCCTTTGTCTCCAAGTTTACCAGCCTACCATAGCAAAAACTATTCCCCAGGAAATGAATGTGGTCACCAAACTTCAGAGGAGATTCCTTCATCTGTGGGAGAAATGGGGCCATCACTGGGAGATGCTAGCTCTGATGAATTAATGCAATTGAACTTCTGCAGCAAAGAAGGTCTGGATGATAATGCCAACCCAGCCCATGAGAGTGGCAAAGTGCAAATAGCATCTTCATCCCCTGGCCTACTAATGGCAGATTGTCTTAAAGATAATGAAGCAGGAATCAAGAAAACTGGAATAAAAGATTACAGATATTCAAGAAGTGATTTCTATTTAGAGGCATCCACAAACCCGGAAGAATCAAATGCATCTTCCAAAGATGATTATACCACGGGATTTGATGGAAAGGAGCAGAACACATGCTTAGGTATTAGTGAAAACCAAAGGAAGAATTTTCAATCAATATTCCAGAACCAAGAGAGGCAAATGGGGCACCCCAAAATAAGCAGTGAGGGGACTAAAGCTAAGAACGAGGACTTAACCACAACCACTCTACTAAGCAAAGACACTATACCTACCACCTGGACAGTAACAGTAGATCCCTCTCCTTCAACAAAGACAAAAGTGAATTGGGGAGAAGCTGGTGAAGGTTCCAATTTAGAACTAGGAACTACTCATCTTGGTTCACCAAGAAATGGCAGTGTTCTGATGGATGATTATCTTTTTCGAGCTGAAAGGGGAAAATCAGACTCTAATAATCCTGAAGATCAGAATATGAATTCACAgcataaaaaaaattggaatgttCTGGAAAGTCAGCCAGAAACAAGAGGGATTGAAACAAATATAACCAAGCAGATCAAAGAACAAGCAGAGTGTAAATATACGTGGGAAAAAAGCGATAACACGAGAGATCTGAAAGCTACTCCTACAGAACAATTGTTTACCTGCCAGGAGACAGAGAGCTATGAACTGTCTTCTCTAGCCGATCATGGTATTACTGAAAAAGCACAAGCAGTTGCAGCTTATATAATTAAGTCAACATTAGAAAGTACTCCAGAAAGCATGTCTGCTAGAGGAAAAGCAATAATTGCTAAGCTACCTCAAGAGACAGCACGCAGTGACAGGCCCATCGAGGTAAAAGAAACAGCGTTTGATCCAcatgaagggaggaaggatgatTCACATTATACCCTTTGTCATGGAGATACAGCAGGTGTAATCCATGACAATGATTTTAAAAGGGAGTCACATTCAGCTATTTGTAATGTACATGTAGATGAAATGGAGAAGGAGGCAACCGCATCTACAGACAATCGTAGGAAGACATATGTCAAGGAGAAATGTGGAATTGGAATTGTAACATCTATAGAAGAACCTTCGCAGGTTATTACAGGCAATCAAAAAGCTACGTCAAAACTGGATTTACATTTGGGTGTGTTACCAACAGACAAAGCAATATTCCCAGAAAATAAAGATCTTGAGCTGCTTCAAGAATTACCACAGAGAACAAACTTGGATGCTGTTCATTCTGCATTTAATTTGGACACTTCCAACACTTCTCAGGGCAGCCCTCAAGTCTACAGATGCCACTCTAAAAATTCAGTATCCTCTTCTGGATGGCGAGTTGCTGAAGGGAAAGCAGTTACTAACTCAACACTCCAGTCTATTCCAACCAAATCAGAATATACTTGCCACCCAGAAAGTGAGATCCTGGGCCATGCCATGTCTAAACCTAGTGATGTTTCCCAAAGTTCGGAAATAATGGAATCAGGTAGTGGAAGAGAACGACATGTGGGGCCAATTCTCCAACACAAAGATGGTAGCTTGGAAAAATCCCAAGGCCCAATGATTTTAGTCAGTGACACTCTTGAAAATCTGGAGGAGGCAAGGTCTGACATTGAAGAATTGATGTGTTTTGGACACTCAGGATGCTATTCGGAAGATAAAGGATCAGAGAGCCCTGCTTCTGCTACCCTCCCTACCCAGGAAGTTGAAGCTCAGGGCAGGGACTCTCTGCTTTCAAGATATATCAACTCTAAAATACcttatctccttttgtttttgatatttcttGCAACTATCTACTACTATGACTTAATGATTGGGTTGGCCTTCTACCTTTTTTCCTTGTACTGGTTATACTGGGAAGGGGGGAAGCAAAGAGAGTCTGTCAGAAAGAAGTGAGCGTGGCACAATGACTGTTCTCTCCTAAAAGATAAGCCATTTAGTCCCAAACATTTGGATTGGTGAGAGAGAATGTTCATTGTTCAGAGTCAGAGCAGTTTTTCTCTTGAaggaacatttaaaaaggaatgcGTATGAAGTTTGCTCCTTCGTATAAGTAATTATTCTATATAGGACCATTATGCTTGGATCATTAAATAACTATATGAATATGAGATCTGAAGCACGTCAAGTTGAAATTAGGTACAGCTGTTGCTCCTTAGCAGGCTGTGAAGTTGCAGCGCTTCACATCTCACTACTTAAAGCGTTATTTCttgcattcatttctttcacaGTAAAGCTTTGGACATTTTTCCCcctatggtttttaaaaatagataaaaaatggACAATAgcagacaatttttttcttttaacccttAGAACTAACCAGGATATTTTCATTTAGCATTGTGTCATTTATCAGCACATATTTATAGATTAAATACTGGGATTTGTATTTCATACCTTTACTAATATTTATAGATCAAATACTGAAATTTCTATTTTACACCTTCAAGAAAATGCCAATGTATGTTACAATATAAAACTTAAGGTGGAAACATATATTATGCACACTCACATTATATTTCATATGTACACCCTTGTATTTCTTTACACATACAGCATCAGGATGTTTATAAACCAAACTTGACCAATACTTCTGTAACAAACTGGAAATTTTCATGCAATTATACAAAACATGTGGGTATCCCATTTTAAGCAATGTTTTTCAATTGAAAGGGTAGACAGTAACATAGCTGAACAACTTCAAAGTTATGTGGTGTCCagacatgaaaattaaaaccttctGCAAGTATTGTTTTAGGATGATGTTGTACTTATATAGCAGCAGCTCTCAACCTGTAGGCCATGACTCCtttgaggtcacatatcagatatctgatatcttgcatgtcagatattcacattctgattcataacagtagcaaaattatagttatgaggtaacaatgaaataattttatggttatgTCACCacatatgaggaactgtattaaaggttgcagcattaggaagattgagaaccactgctataaagGATAA
Protein-coding regions in this window:
- the Ppp1r3a gene encoding protein phosphatase 1 regulatory subunit 3A translates to MEPTEVPGLISKDNFLEVPNLSDSVCEDEEVKATFKPGFSPQPSRRGSGSSEDTYLDTPTSASRRVSFADSLGFSLVSIKEFDCWELPSVSTDFDLSRDVFHAEEFVLSPLFDLPSSKEELMEQLQVQKAVLESTEQLPGSTSVKGIIRVLNISFEKLVYVRMSLDGWQTHYDILAEYVPNSCDGGTDQFSFKISLIPPYQKDGSKVEFCIRYETSVGTFWSNNNGTNYVLVCQKKKKDPEPVKPVEEAPSRQIKGCLKVKSSSKEESLLTSEENKVENLKFTDVYIPAIICSHEDKDDLGASHQNVEDTNREHDEHNEKELDLVVNQRLLTSRDEKNTFSKDGVNFTNTAEGSEKKQDYHEIHTDLSRRPLSPSLPAYHSKNYSPGNECGHQTSEEIPSSVGEMGPSLGDASSDELMQLNFCSKEGLDDNANPAHESGKVQIASSSPGLLMADCLKDNEAGIKKTGIKDYRYSRSDFYLEASTNPEESNASSKDDYTTGFDGKEQNTCLGISENQRKNFQSIFQNQERQMGHPKISSEGTKAKNEDLTTTTLLSKDTIPTTWTVTVDPSPSTKTKVNWGEAGEGSNLELGTTHLGSPRNGSVLMDDYLFRAERGKSDSNNPEDQNMNSQHKKNWNVLESQPETRGIETNITKQIKEQAECKYTWEKSDNTRDLKATPTEQLFTCQETESYELSSLADHGITEKAQAVAAYIIKSTLESTPESMSARGKAIIAKLPQETARSDRPIEVKETAFDPHEGRKDDSHYTLCHGDTAGVIHDNDFKRESHSAICNVHVDEMEKEATASTDNRRKTYVKEKCGIGIVTSIEEPSQVITGNQKATSKLDLHLGVLPTDKAIFPENKDLELLQELPQRTNLDAVHSAFNLDTSNTSQGSPQVYRCHSKNSVSSSGWRVAEGKAVTNSTLQSIPTKSEYTCHPESEILGHAMSKPSDVSQSSEIMESGSGRERHVGPILQHKDGSLEKSQGPMILVSDTLENLEEARSDIEELMCFGHSGCYSEDKGSESPASATLPTQEVEAQGRDSLLSRYINSKIPYLLLFLIFLATIYYYDLMIGLAFYLFSLYWLYWEGGKQRESVRKK